From a single Seriola aureovittata isolate HTS-2021-v1 ecotype China chromosome 18, ASM2101889v1, whole genome shotgun sequence genomic region:
- the LOC130186437 gene encoding L antigen family member 3-like, translating into MAASGGETNHGTGKLEFSLDVPFPSSREAAIALNSLSPDREPRKGGISKQLTMSGSTLSVRWSADEARILRVSVNSFLDHLSLVMETMQMFGPPVSQ; encoded by the exons ATGGCGGCGTCTGGCGGAGAAACAAACCACGGAACAGGCAAACTGGAGTT CTCTTTGGACGTCCCCTTCCCGTCGTCTCGCGAGGCCGCCATCGCTCTGAACTCTCTGTCCCCAGACCGAGAGCCGAGGAAAGGCGGCATCAGCAAACAGCTCACAATGTCCGGCAGCACGTTGTCTGT GAGGTGGAGCGCAGACGAAGCTCGAATCCTCCGGGTGTCTGTCAACTCGTTTCTGGATCATCTGTCCCTCGTCATGGAGACCATGCAGATGTTTGGGCCGCCTGTCTCCCAGTGA